In the Roseimicrobium gellanilyticum genome, one interval contains:
- a CDS encoding DUF4013 domain-containing protein, which translates to MNYIASITDFFKSPKWGMNLLLGIVAFIIPAVGPIVLAGWLITGLYGRKNDENPATFPDFDFQYFMKYLERGVWPFLVSLVSSFALIPVMMVVMFVPMLLIGAMGSNSSGDGASIIGLLMMVVMFGLYALAMAAFFFVTTPMIIRSTITQDFAKAFDFGFVKRFLILTKGELMMAALFMLGVGIVYMILGVITCYLGFLAGGPVMFYAWHHLQKQLYKTYLSRGGDPVPYSPKLTDDIATPPSLVK; encoded by the coding sequence ATGAACTACATCGCCTCTATCACTGACTTCTTCAAAAGCCCCAAGTGGGGCATGAACCTGCTGCTTGGCATCGTGGCCTTCATCATCCCGGCCGTGGGACCCATCGTTCTCGCCGGCTGGCTGATCACGGGATTGTACGGAAGGAAAAATGATGAGAATCCTGCCACTTTTCCCGACTTCGATTTTCAGTACTTCATGAAGTACTTGGAGCGCGGTGTCTGGCCGTTCTTGGTCAGCCTCGTGAGCAGTTTCGCCCTGATCCCGGTCATGATGGTGGTGATGTTCGTTCCCATGCTGCTCATCGGCGCGATGGGTTCCAATTCCAGCGGTGATGGCGCGAGCATCATCGGCTTGCTGATGATGGTCGTCATGTTCGGCCTTTATGCTCTGGCCATGGCTGCGTTCTTCTTCGTGACCACACCCATGATCATCCGCTCGACGATCACGCAGGACTTTGCCAAAGCGTTTGATTTCGGATTCGTGAAGCGCTTCCTCATCCTCACGAAAGGCGAATTGATGATGGCCGCCCTGTTCATGCTGGGCGTGGGCATCGTGTATATGATCTTGGGTGTCATCACCTGCTACCTTGGCTTCCTCGCCGGTGGCCCGGTGATGTTCTACGCATGGCACCATCTCCAGAAGCAGCTCTACAAAACCTACCTGAGCCGTGGTGGCGACCCAGTCCCGTACAGCCCCAAGCTGACCGATGACATCGCCACGCCTCCCAGCCTGGTTAAGTAA
- a CDS encoding RNA polymerase sigma factor, whose product MRSENGQHRHQALTDLCREYWKPLYAFSRRLGYSMHDAEDLTQGFFAYLLERRVLETANRDMGTLRTFLLKVYQRYMNDVRDREQAQKRGGGVQVFSLNVEEGEHLYLADLAGKHTPESHYDHAWAQSVLRGALRHLGVQEEEAGRGKLFAELEPHLNPDSDAEADYAKATVTLGMNAESLRQAVSRLRRKFRDCLRERIAATLQDPDDARIDTELHALRAALRS is encoded by the coding sequence GTGCGATCAGAGAATGGGCAGCACCGGCATCAGGCGCTGACGGATCTCTGCCGGGAATACTGGAAGCCGCTGTACGCCTTCTCCCGCCGTCTGGGATACAGCATGCATGATGCGGAAGACCTGACACAGGGCTTCTTCGCCTACCTGCTGGAGCGCCGGGTATTGGAGACGGCCAACCGCGACATGGGCACGCTGCGAACCTTTCTTCTGAAGGTGTATCAACGTTACATGAATGACGTGCGCGATCGTGAGCAGGCACAGAAGCGTGGTGGTGGAGTGCAGGTCTTTTCTCTCAACGTGGAAGAGGGCGAGCACCTGTACCTCGCCGATCTCGCGGGAAAGCACACCCCCGAGAGCCACTATGATCATGCGTGGGCGCAGTCGGTGCTGCGAGGAGCCTTGCGGCATCTCGGCGTGCAGGAGGAAGAGGCGGGGCGCGGAAAACTCTTCGCCGAACTGGAACCGCATCTCAATCCTGACTCCGATGCCGAGGCGGACTATGCCAAGGCCACCGTGACGCTCGGCATGAACGCGGAATCCCTGCGCCAGGCGGTGAGCCGGCTGCGGAGGAAATTCCGCGACTGCCTGCGCGAGCGCATTGCCGCCACGCTACAGGACCCGGATGACGCACGCATCGACACTGAGCTTCATGCTCTGAGGGCGGCGCTACGGTCGTAA
- a CDS encoding protein kinase domain-containing protein: MGDTSSSNASDSPTAKVLPAGLLDLGFITEDAAHEAGRASSPFSTPETEGDMIGRYRLMAPLGEGGFGCVWKVEQTEPLKRELALKLIKAGMGSREIIARFEAERQALALMDHPNIASVLDAGTTTDSRPYFAMELVKGEPITEYCDNHQLSIRERLELFIPVCQAVQHAHQKAILHRDLKPSNILVVTVDGKPVPKVIDFGIAKALGGGDAEGPVAATLLRTQMGMIVGTPRYMSPEQAGSMPDVDTRSDVYALGVILCELLTGQTPFPTQPADFVEALRWVREAEPVKPSTLVQQATPAVVMAAAHRHTDPARFARALRGDLDWITLKALEKDRTRRYETPTALARDISRYLEQKPISAVAPTWRYQLGKFARRQRATLIATVLITLALITGTAVSLWQASRAEKSRLESEAHYAQARDAVDKYLARVSEHPRLNSSDFTDLQRELLETALPFYEQMATQRSDDPKLQKDQAWALWRLAKLYQMTRQLEKAEKTYEKVIPLQKVVAADSSHDPTLQKDLAFQYDELAYVQRQRGKNEACLASHQQAIDTMAKLVARDPANLGHQLRFGIVRTNYALTLDELKRHHDSEREYLKAAAVLEPLARQHPSHVEHWRAIGECFGKQGGLYRRMGRLREAEAVLNQAVECQEQAVTMRPRDRTYRHHLGNALSMLGTVLYYQDRATEAEPHVRRAIELHQEMAAEFPSIPLHRTALTEAREVLIYTCIKLGKSKEADALQELQQAELSRLASEFPDEKKHKDNVVKIFALQAARAYERREWSIARDRYQRVADATGGYDAHLRLCQLALISKEPATAVKHGVEFMEKAPINWQNYEVAARQFRDALALIRADAKTAPPDREQAAAECTGHLIKSLQKAVSLGFTGIAFIDHDERAAPLREHPDYQTLLQQSYAAPPRSPVKFQFDYRHDNPGIRHWTREGLTWTETAPKGETGTFTVMGPATVDGVSGTQLEKNGPRRLTVFLPDLGTPEPMSLKLRKPDGSWGAFSILQQVQ, encoded by the coding sequence ATGGGAGACACATCATCCAGTAACGCTTCTGATTCGCCGACGGCAAAGGTGCTGCCGGCGGGTCTGCTGGATCTGGGCTTCATCACGGAAGATGCTGCGCACGAGGCCGGCAGGGCATCATCGCCATTTTCCACGCCGGAGACAGAGGGGGATATGATTGGGCGCTACCGCCTCATGGCTCCACTGGGTGAAGGCGGCTTCGGATGCGTGTGGAAGGTGGAGCAGACCGAACCCCTCAAGCGTGAGCTGGCACTCAAGCTGATCAAGGCGGGCATGGGCAGCAGGGAGATCATTGCCCGGTTCGAAGCAGAGCGGCAAGCCCTGGCCTTGATGGACCACCCAAACATCGCGAGCGTGCTCGATGCAGGGACCACCACCGACTCGCGCCCGTACTTCGCGATGGAACTGGTGAAGGGCGAGCCCATCACCGAGTACTGCGACAACCACCAACTCAGCATCCGCGAACGGCTGGAACTCTTCATCCCCGTCTGCCAGGCGGTGCAACACGCACATCAGAAAGCGATCCTGCATCGCGACCTGAAGCCCTCCAACATCCTCGTGGTGACCGTGGATGGAAAACCGGTGCCGAAGGTGATCGACTTCGGCATTGCCAAGGCGCTGGGCGGCGGTGATGCCGAAGGGCCGGTGGCTGCGACTCTGCTGCGCACACAGATGGGAATGATCGTCGGCACGCCACGCTACATGAGCCCGGAGCAGGCTGGGAGCATGCCGGACGTGGATACGCGGAGTGATGTGTATGCCCTTGGCGTGATCCTTTGCGAGCTGCTGACGGGGCAAACACCCTTCCCCACCCAGCCGGCAGATTTCGTGGAGGCCCTGCGGTGGGTGCGCGAAGCCGAGCCTGTGAAGCCCAGTACGCTGGTGCAGCAAGCCACTCCCGCCGTGGTGATGGCAGCCGCGCATCGCCACACGGATCCCGCACGCTTCGCCCGGGCACTGCGCGGCGATCTCGACTGGATCACACTGAAGGCGTTGGAGAAGGATCGCACACGCCGTTACGAGACGCCCACCGCGCTGGCACGCGACATCTCGCGCTATCTGGAGCAGAAGCCCATCAGCGCCGTGGCTCCCACCTGGCGCTATCAGCTTGGCAAGTTCGCACGCCGCCAGCGGGCAACGTTGATTGCGACGGTTCTCATCACCCTGGCACTCATCACCGGTACCGCCGTGAGTCTCTGGCAGGCCTCGCGGGCGGAGAAGAGCCGCCTGGAGTCAGAAGCGCACTACGCGCAAGCACGCGATGCCGTGGATAAGTACCTCGCTCGTGTGTCGGAGCATCCGCGGCTGAATTCTTCCGACTTCACGGACCTCCAGCGTGAATTGCTGGAAACGGCATTGCCATTCTACGAACAGATGGCCACGCAGCGGAGTGACGATCCAAAGCTGCAAAAGGATCAGGCATGGGCTCTCTGGCGGTTGGCGAAGCTTTATCAAATGACCCGGCAGTTGGAGAAGGCAGAGAAGACCTATGAAAAAGTGATCCCACTGCAAAAAGTAGTGGCGGCCGATTCATCCCACGATCCGACACTTCAGAAGGATCTGGCGTTCCAGTATGACGAACTGGCCTACGTGCAGAGGCAGCGTGGCAAGAACGAAGCCTGCCTCGCCAGCCATCAGCAGGCCATTGATACCATGGCGAAGCTCGTGGCGCGTGATCCTGCCAACCTTGGCCATCAGCTCCGTTTTGGCATCGTGCGGACGAACTATGCGCTGACACTGGATGAGCTGAAAAGGCACCACGACTCCGAGCGAGAGTACCTGAAAGCCGCCGCAGTTCTTGAGCCTCTGGCAAGGCAACACCCCAGTCACGTGGAGCACTGGCGCGCCATTGGGGAATGTTTTGGCAAGCAGGGCGGACTTTATCGGAGAATGGGACGCCTCAGGGAGGCCGAAGCTGTCTTGAATCAGGCGGTGGAGTGCCAGGAGCAGGCCGTCACGATGCGCCCCCGCGACCGGACCTACCGTCACCATCTTGGCAATGCGCTGTCCATGTTGGGGACGGTGCTCTACTATCAGGATCGTGCCACCGAGGCCGAGCCCCATGTGCGCCGCGCGATTGAGTTGCACCAGGAGATGGCCGCTGAGTTTCCCTCCATTCCCCTCCACAGGACTGCACTGACCGAGGCACGGGAAGTGCTCATCTACACGTGCATCAAGCTCGGCAAGTCAAAGGAGGCGGACGCCTTGCAGGAACTGCAACAGGCAGAGCTGTCGCGACTGGCTTCCGAGTTTCCTGACGAGAAGAAGCACAAGGACAATGTGGTGAAGATCTTCGCGCTGCAGGCGGCACGCGCATATGAACGGAGGGAGTGGTCTATCGCGCGTGACCGCTATCAAAGGGTCGCGGATGCGACCGGTGGCTATGATGCGCATCTGAGGCTCTGCCAACTCGCTCTCATTTCAAAGGAACCTGCGACCGCCGTGAAACATGGTGTGGAATTCATGGAGAAGGCTCCAATCAACTGGCAGAACTATGAAGTGGCTGCGCGACAATTCCGCGATGCGCTTGCCCTCATTCGCGCAGATGCAAAGACTGCTCCCCCAGATCGCGAACAAGCCGCCGCCGAATGCACCGGACACCTCATCAAGAGTCTGCAAAAGGCAGTCTCGCTGGGCTTCACGGGCATCGCGTTCATTGACCATGATGAGCGAGCCGCTCCCCTGCGCGAACACCCGGACTACCAGACGCTGCTACAGCAAAGCTATGCTGCGCCTCCACGATCACCGGTGAAGTTCCAGTTCGACTACCGGCATGACAATCCTGGGATCCGCCACTGGACACGCGAGGGGCTGACCTGGACCGAGACCGCGCCCAAAGGAGAGACCGGCACCTTCACCGTCATGGGGCCAGCTACTGTCGATGGAGTGTCCGGAACCCAATTGGAAAAGAACGGCCCGAGGAGACTCACCGTGTTCCTGCCTGACCTCGGCACTCCGGAACCGATGTCACTCAAGTTGAGAAAGCCGGACGGATCATGGGGTGCCTTCAGCATCTTGCAGCAGGTGCAGTGA
- a CDS encoding NAD(P)-dependent alcohol dehydrogenase, which produces MLAARMHEYYKPLILEDVPVPDIKADEVLVKVTAAGMCRTDVQLLDGYFRKYVESSFPLTPGHEIAGIIHKIGSLVPKNSGFEEGDQVVLVGGWGDGTCRHCQSGNTQICGHGAWPGFGPYGGYSEFLPVPSRYLIKVDKRLKAEELAPLTDAGLTPYRGIKKLRDAGALGPDRILGVFGIGGLGAYAVQYARLLGGGATVIAFARNPEKLAIAKDYGADHIISTKDKSTADIRKELNTACGQGQLDAIIDCAGAPEMIRMGFELLSTAGHYSSVGLVGDQIDIPLFPFVAREYTFHGSFWGNYNDLSEVMALATQGKIRHTVKPITLEQVNENLELLRTGDVLGRAVIRF; this is translated from the coding sequence ATGTTAGCTGCCCGAATGCATGAATACTACAAGCCACTCATCCTTGAAGACGTCCCGGTGCCGGACATCAAGGCGGACGAAGTCCTGGTGAAAGTCACCGCCGCCGGCATGTGCCGCACGGATGTGCAACTGCTCGACGGTTACTTCCGCAAGTATGTGGAGTCGTCATTTCCTCTCACGCCCGGTCATGAGATCGCAGGCATCATTCACAAGATTGGCAGCCTCGTGCCGAAGAATTCAGGATTCGAAGAAGGCGATCAGGTGGTGCTGGTGGGCGGCTGGGGAGATGGCACCTGCCGCCACTGCCAGAGCGGCAACACGCAGATCTGCGGCCACGGCGCCTGGCCGGGCTTCGGCCCGTACGGAGGTTACTCGGAGTTCCTCCCCGTACCCAGCCGGTATCTCATCAAGGTGGACAAGCGCCTGAAGGCAGAGGAACTCGCACCGCTCACGGACGCAGGTCTCACGCCCTACCGCGGCATCAAGAAACTCCGCGACGCCGGCGCGCTCGGACCCGACCGCATCCTCGGCGTGTTTGGCATCGGTGGCCTGGGCGCCTATGCAGTGCAGTATGCCAGGCTCCTCGGTGGCGGCGCGACGGTGATTGCTTTCGCGCGCAATCCTGAAAAGCTCGCCATCGCAAAAGACTACGGCGCGGATCACATCATCAGCACGAAGGACAAATCCACCGCGGACATCCGCAAAGAGCTCAACACCGCCTGCGGTCAGGGGCAGCTCGATGCTATCATCGACTGCGCTGGCGCCCCGGAGATGATTCGCATGGGATTCGAGCTGCTCTCCACCGCTGGCCACTATTCATCCGTCGGCCTCGTGGGTGATCAGATCGACATTCCGCTCTTCCCCTTCGTGGCTCGCGAGTACACATTCCACGGATCCTTCTGGGGAAACTACAATGACCTGAGCGAGGTCATGGCGCTCGCCACGCAGGGCAAAATCCGCCACACGGTCAAGCCGATCACGCTTGAGCAGGTGAACGAGAACCTTGAGCTGCTGCGAACGGGTGATGTCCTGGGCCGCGCAGTGATCCGGTTCTAG
- a CDS encoding nuclear transport factor 2 family protein produces MHGADTKSTAESNKAIIQASFDRWRAGTGGPFELLAETADWTITGNSVVARKYPTRAEFMDIVIKPFNARMTKPLVPTMRSLYSDGDTVIALFDAEALCLDGKPYRNTYAWFMKMQDGKMVSVTAFFDSVAFDDLWKRVVPRSSS; encoded by the coding sequence ATGCACGGTGCCGACACCAAGAGCACAGCCGAATCGAACAAAGCCATCATCCAAGCCAGCTTTGACCGCTGGCGTGCGGGAACGGGCGGGCCATTCGAGCTGCTGGCCGAAACAGCTGACTGGACCATCACCGGGAATTCCGTCGTCGCGAGGAAGTATCCCACGCGCGCGGAGTTCATGGACATCGTCATCAAGCCGTTCAACGCGCGAATGACCAAGCCGCTGGTCCCAACCATGCGCAGCCTTTACAGTGATGGTGACACCGTGATTGCGTTGTTCGACGCTGAAGCACTTTGTCTGGACGGCAAACCGTATCGCAACACCTACGCGTGGTTCATGAAAATGCAGGACGGCAAGATGGTGAGTGTCACTGCCTTCTTTGACTCCGTCGCCTTTGATGATCTCTGGAAGAGAGTGGTGCCCAGGTCCAGTTCCTGA
- a CDS encoding adenylate/guanylate cyclase domain-containing protein, with translation MPFIKSIASRIFGLALILVCLMISLVGFLLYQVAALNGHLKIIAGYYAPLRLTLVDLNEAGLRRRLAFERWHAALDSGQDRSAAIAEASKNYDLYNQAVSEEIVRARGMLAAPPAGTSNQLRLQQISVLLDQVESSYSIITKRQREVIDLIKGGEKARAVDVLGMLDELQVVVQKQRSEMQNVMGSVIAASTRESAERHVKIVWTTLLATITSVLLGLTVAALVTRRLVKPVRSLMSGIQSVEKGDLTIQLPVASADEIGALTRSFNFFIAELRQKEQMRNTFGKYIDPRILKQVLLTSESAGPASGRREMSVSFCDLSGFTSIGEQLTPAGVVNLLNRHFTLQAEAIQHEHGIVDKFMGDAVMAFWGPPFSTEQGDALLACRAALEQRRAVERLQTMLPEVTGLRKNLPQLDLRVGISTGEVVVGNIGSENTRSYTVIGDTVNLASRLEHVNRFYGTHILICGSTRAAVGDAIVAREIDTIIVKGKTETTSIYELLGLAGEVPEKMLGLCSRSATALAAYQARDWDAAETALRECLAMDHDDAPARILLERVYAFRLNPPAPDWNGAWVFDVK, from the coding sequence ATGCCATTCATCAAGAGCATTGCCTCACGCATCTTCGGTCTCGCGCTCATCCTCGTGTGCCTGATGATTTCGCTGGTCGGGTTCCTCCTTTACCAGGTAGCGGCGTTGAATGGTCACTTGAAGATCATCGCGGGATACTATGCTCCCCTGCGACTGACCTTGGTAGACTTGAACGAGGCAGGATTGCGTCGCCGTCTTGCGTTTGAGCGCTGGCATGCGGCACTTGATTCTGGGCAGGATCGATCTGCGGCCATTGCCGAGGCTTCAAAGAACTACGACTTGTACAACCAGGCGGTGTCGGAGGAAATCGTCCGGGCACGAGGCATGCTGGCCGCGCCCCCGGCAGGGACCAGCAACCAGCTTAGACTTCAGCAAATCAGCGTCCTGCTGGATCAGGTGGAATCCAGTTACAGCATCATCACGAAGCGTCAGCGTGAGGTGATTGACCTCATCAAGGGGGGCGAGAAAGCCCGCGCCGTAGATGTTCTGGGCATGCTCGATGAACTTCAGGTCGTGGTGCAAAAGCAGCGCAGCGAAATGCAGAACGTCATGGGTTCGGTCATCGCGGCATCGACGCGTGAGTCTGCCGAGCGTCATGTCAAGATCGTGTGGACGACACTCCTTGCCACCATCACCTCGGTACTTCTGGGATTGACGGTGGCCGCCCTTGTGACACGCAGACTCGTGAAGCCGGTGCGCTCTCTCATGAGCGGCATTCAGTCTGTTGAGAAAGGTGATCTCACCATCCAGCTCCCCGTGGCCAGTGCGGATGAGATTGGAGCCCTGACACGTTCCTTCAATTTCTTCATCGCCGAGCTCCGTCAGAAGGAACAGATGCGCAATACGTTCGGCAAATACATCGATCCGCGCATCCTGAAGCAGGTGCTCTTGACTTCCGAATCAGCCGGGCCTGCGAGCGGGAGACGTGAGATGTCGGTGTCCTTTTGCGACCTCTCTGGCTTCACCTCGATCGGGGAGCAACTCACGCCTGCGGGGGTGGTCAATCTCCTGAACCGGCACTTCACACTCCAGGCGGAGGCCATCCAGCATGAGCATGGCATTGTCGACAAGTTCATGGGTGATGCCGTCATGGCCTTCTGGGGCCCACCCTTCTCCACCGAACAGGGCGATGCTTTACTCGCCTGTCGTGCTGCCCTTGAGCAGAGGCGCGCGGTGGAACGTCTGCAAACGATGTTGCCCGAGGTCACCGGCCTGAGGAAGAATCTGCCACAGCTCGACCTTCGCGTTGGCATCAGCACGGGCGAGGTGGTGGTGGGGAATATTGGCTCGGAGAATACCCGCAGCTACACCGTCATTGGTGACACCGTGAATCTGGCCTCGCGCCTTGAGCATGTGAATCGCTTTTACGGCACTCACATCCTCATCTGTGGCAGCACGCGCGCGGCAGTCGGTGATGCGATTGTCGCTCGTGAAATCGACACCATCATCGTCAAAGGAAAGACGGAAACCACCAGCATCTACGAATTGCTCGGTCTGGCCGGTGAGGTGCCGGAGAAGATGCTCGGGCTTTGCAGCCGCTCCGCCACAGCCCTTGCCGCGTACCAGGCGCGGGACTGGGATGCGGCGGAGACGGCGCTGCGGGAGTGCCTCGCCATGGATCATGATGATGCACCTGCGAGGATTCTCCTTGAGCGCGTCTACGCTTTTCGTCTCAATCCTCCCGCTCCAGACTGGAATGGCGCGTGGGTCTTCGACGTGAAGTAG